One stretch of Desulfosoma sp. DNA includes these proteins:
- the lptB gene encoding LPS export ABC transporter ATP-binding protein, with the protein MTTAGRVLRTDRLVKQYGGRVVVDHVTLEVCQGEVVGLLGPNGAGKSTTFYSVIGIIRPDSGAVYLDGEDIGRDPMYLRARKGITYLPQEPSVFRKLTVEENLLAVMETLKMGREERRQRLRELLRELRIDHLGRSRADRLSGGERRRLEICRALVTQPSFILLDEPFAGIDPIAVVEIQGLIRSLRDRGIGVLISDHNVRETLRVCDRAYIMHEGRILEQGPPHVIAQSELARRTYLGQEFSL; encoded by the coding sequence ATGACGACGGCAGGACGAGTTCTTCGAACGGACAGGTTGGTGAAGCAATATGGTGGGCGTGTGGTTGTGGATCACGTGACCTTGGAGGTATGCCAAGGTGAGGTGGTGGGGTTGTTGGGCCCTAACGGGGCAGGAAAATCCACGACCTTTTACAGTGTTATCGGCATTATTCGACCGGACTCCGGAGCCGTTTATCTGGATGGGGAGGATATCGGACGTGATCCCATGTACCTGAGGGCCCGGAAAGGGATCACCTATCTGCCCCAAGAGCCTTCCGTGTTCCGCAAACTGACGGTGGAGGAGAACCTGCTGGCCGTGATGGAAACCCTTAAGATGGGTCGAGAGGAACGCAGGCAACGTCTGAGAGAGTTGCTGCGGGAACTTCGCATCGACCATCTGGGGCGAAGCCGAGCGGACAGGCTTTCGGGAGGAGAAAGGCGTCGGTTGGAGATCTGCCGAGCTTTGGTGACACAGCCCAGCTTCATTTTGTTGGACGAACCCTTTGCGGGCATCGATCCCATTGCCGTCGTGGAGATTCAAGGGTTGATACGGTCCTTAAGAGACCGAGGGATCGGCGTTTTGATTTCCGATCACAATGTGCGAGAGACTCTGAGAGTATGCGATCGAGCTTACATCATGCATGAGGGAAGAATACTCGAACAGGGTCCTCCCCACGTGATCGCGCAAAGCGAACTGGCTCGCAGAACCTACCTCGGGCAAGAATTCAGCCTTTAG
- the rpoN gene encoding RNA polymerase factor sigma-54, which produces MALELKQHMKLTQQLIITPQLQQAIKLLQLSRLELLETIQQELEVNPVLEEVAEGLEEVGVKDEVEPEAVRVEERYDEVEITEKVRDDFDWESFLADYSTYTPVTNERDPNQEQPSFEQRLTSKPSLEDHLMWQLCLSDFTEEEREIAIQIIGNLSSDGYLLAGLDEIAHLTGTSIDRVEAVLTKVQSFDPPGVAARTLQECLLIQARSLDVRNSLVETIIEQYLPYLENKNYQGLMKVLRRSKEEVQAAVEIIMSLDPKPGRAYSDEDVHYVSPDIYVIKVDDDFVVVLNEDGMPKLRVNPYYKEALRGDSAIPDEAKEYIQGKLRSAAWLIKSIHQRQRTLYKVAQSIVNFQREFFEKGIAYLKPMVLRDVAEDVGMHESTISRVTTNKYMHTPQGIFELKYFFNSSINSVVGEAVASESVKERIRRLIRDEDPANPYSDKDLVDLLKKENIRIARRTVAKYREMLGILPSHKRKRVLWGA; this is translated from the coding sequence ATGGCCTTGGAACTCAAGCAACACATGAAACTTACGCAGCAACTGATTATCACGCCTCAGTTGCAACAAGCCATCAAACTCCTGCAATTGTCTCGATTAGAACTGTTGGAGACCATTCAGCAGGAGTTGGAGGTCAACCCGGTTCTGGAGGAGGTGGCGGAAGGCCTGGAAGAGGTTGGGGTCAAGGACGAAGTGGAGCCGGAGGCGGTTCGGGTTGAGGAGCGCTATGACGAGGTGGAGATCACGGAAAAGGTTCGGGATGATTTCGATTGGGAAAGCTTCCTGGCCGACTACAGCACCTACACGCCGGTGACCAATGAAAGAGACCCTAATCAGGAACAACCTTCCTTTGAGCAGCGATTGACCTCAAAGCCTTCCCTGGAAGACCACCTCATGTGGCAGTTGTGCCTTTCGGATTTCACTGAAGAAGAACGCGAAATCGCCATACAGATCATCGGAAACCTCAGTTCCGACGGCTACCTTTTGGCCGGCCTCGATGAAATCGCCCATCTCACAGGGACCTCGATAGACCGCGTGGAAGCGGTGCTCACAAAGGTTCAGTCCTTTGACCCTCCAGGTGTGGCCGCCCGCACGCTTCAGGAATGCCTGCTCATTCAAGCGCGCAGCCTGGATGTGCGCAACAGCTTGGTGGAAACGATCATCGAACAGTATTTGCCTTATTTGGAGAACAAGAACTATCAGGGATTGATGAAAGTCTTGCGGCGTTCCAAAGAGGAAGTTCAGGCGGCCGTGGAAATTATTATGAGCTTGGATCCCAAGCCGGGTCGAGCGTATAGCGATGAAGATGTGCATTATGTGAGCCCGGACATCTATGTCATCAAGGTGGACGACGATTTCGTGGTGGTGCTCAATGAAGACGGCATGCCTAAGTTGCGGGTGAATCCCTATTACAAGGAAGCCTTGCGCGGGGATTCGGCGATTCCTGACGAGGCCAAGGAATACATTCAAGGCAAACTTCGTTCCGCGGCTTGGTTGATCAAGAGTATACACCAACGTCAACGCACTTTGTACAAAGTGGCTCAAAGTATTGTCAACTTTCAGAGGGAATTTTTTGAAAAGGGTATTGCCTATCTTAAGCCCATGGTTTTAAGGGACGTGGCAGAGGATGTGGGCATGCATGAATCGACTATCAGTAGGGTTACCACCAATAAGTACATGCACACGCCTCAGGGGATTTTTGAGTTGAAATATTTCTTTAACAGTTCCATAAACAGTGTGGTGGGTGAGGCGGTGGCTTCGGAAAGTGTCAAGGAACGCATCCGTCGATTGATTCGAGACGAAGATCCTGCCAATCCCTACAGCGACAAGGACTTGGTGGATCTCTTGAAGAAGGAAAATATTCGCATTGCAAGACGAACGGTGGCCAAATACCGGGAAATGCTCGGCATTCTTCCTTCACACAAGAGAAAACGCGTGCTCTGGGGCGCGTGA
- the raiA gene encoding ribosome-associated translation inhibitor RaiA: MQINVAFRHTETSDTLRKYAEEKVSRIKKYLEEPIEANVVLQVEKFRHIADVTVESNGLRINAREETEDMYAAIDMVVDKLEGQIKKHKEKLRNRKSNAAERSQRLMMNILEWPSEEASEPRVVTTQQIYAKPMDVDEAVMQLNLSNGDFLVFTNRATMSVNVLYRRKDGNYGLIEPVQ, translated from the coding sequence ATGCAGATCAATGTGGCGTTTCGGCACACGGAAACTTCGGACACGTTAAGAAAATACGCCGAAGAAAAGGTTTCCAGAATCAAGAAGTATTTGGAAGAACCCATTGAAGCCAATGTCGTGCTACAAGTGGAAAAATTTCGACATATTGCCGATGTGACTGTGGAATCCAACGGCCTTCGTATCAATGCCAGAGAAGAGACGGAAGATATGTACGCCGCCATTGATATGGTGGTGGATAAATTGGAAGGGCAGATCAAAAAACATAAAGAAAAACTTCGAAATCGAAAATCCAACGCGGCTGAAAGATCGCAGCGGCTCATGATGAACATTTTGGAATGGCCTTCTGAAGAAGCTTCCGAGCCGCGGGTGGTGACAACGCAGCAAATTTATGCGAAACCCATGGACGTGGATGAAGCGGTCATGCAGCTCAATTTGTCCAACGGCGATTTTTTGGTGTTCACCAATCGTGCCACCATGAGTGTCAATGTGTTGTATCGCCGCAAGGACGGCAATTATGGACTGATCGAGCCTGTGCAATGA
- a CDS encoding PTS sugar transporter subunit IIA → MKIADILPKEAIIAELEARTKREVLEELTDALLRHKPQLDRHRLLEVLLEREKLGSTGIGEGIAIPHGKIENLDQLVVSFGKSTRGIDFESMDGKPAHLFFLLVAPENCAGTHLRALARIARFLKSATVRRRLGLAATQEEIFSIIQQEDDDF, encoded by the coding sequence ATGAAGATCGCGGATATCTTGCCCAAAGAGGCGATTATCGCCGAACTGGAAGCCAGGACCAAAAGAGAGGTTTTGGAGGAACTTACGGACGCACTGTTGCGTCACAAGCCTCAGTTGGATCGACATCGCCTGCTCGAGGTGCTTCTTGAGCGGGAAAAACTGGGGAGCACGGGCATCGGCGAAGGAATCGCCATCCCTCATGGAAAAATCGAAAACCTGGATCAATTGGTGGTCTCTTTCGGTAAGTCCACGCGAGGGATCGATTTCGAATCCATGGACGGCAAGCCTGCACATCTTTTCTTTCTTTTGGTGGCGCCGGAAAACTGTGCAGGAACCCATCTTAGAGCCTTGGCAAGGATCGCACGGTTCTTAAAAAGTGCCACCGTACGACGCCGTTTGGGTTTGGCGGCTACACAAGAAGAGATCTTCAGCATCATTCAGCAGGAAGACGACGATTTTTAG
- the rapZ gene encoding RNase adapter RapZ produces MPKRETHLVIVTGLSGSGKSTAIKAFEDIGYFCIDNLPVPLLPNFLELCEKDKPDLKKVALGIDIRGRSFLRDCDRLLEAVEALGYALEILFFEASTEVLQRRFSQTRRQHPIGDQESRLVAAIQKEREELGFLRARATRIIDTSDFSVHQLKALINRTFSLVSDRERLSVQVLSFGFKYGLPMEAELVMDVRFLPNPYFVDHLRPLSGCEAPVRDWVLSHGEAVQFLDEYTALVLKLLPHYVAEGKRYLTLAVGCTGGKHRSVVIAERLADRVREAGYYTVLFHRDVHLES; encoded by the coding sequence ATGCCGAAAAGGGAAACCCACCTGGTTATCGTCACCGGTCTTTCCGGCTCGGGGAAAAGTACCGCCATCAAGGCTTTTGAGGACATCGGCTATTTTTGCATTGACAATCTGCCGGTTCCCTTGTTGCCAAACTTTTTGGAACTCTGTGAAAAGGACAAGCCGGACCTCAAAAAGGTGGCCCTGGGCATCGATATTCGAGGCCGAAGTTTTCTTCGGGACTGTGACCGGCTCTTGGAGGCCGTGGAAGCCTTGGGCTACGCTTTGGAAATTCTCTTTTTTGAAGCCTCCACCGAAGTGCTTCAAAGGCGTTTCAGCCAAACACGACGCCAGCACCCCATCGGCGATCAAGAGTCTCGTTTGGTGGCCGCCATTCAAAAGGAACGCGAGGAACTGGGCTTCCTCAGAGCCCGCGCCACGCGCATCATCGATACCAGCGATTTTTCCGTGCATCAATTAAAGGCCTTGATCAATCGAACCTTTTCTTTGGTCAGTGATCGAGAGAGACTGAGCGTTCAAGTCTTGTCGTTTGGTTTCAAATACGGTTTGCCCATGGAGGCGGAGCTGGTCATGGATGTGCGGTTTTTGCCCAACCCTTATTTTGTGGATCATTTGCGGCCTTTAAGCGGGTGCGAAGCACCCGTACGGGACTGGGTTTTAAGTCACGGGGAAGCCGTGCAGTTCTTGGACGAATACACGGCCCTTGTCCTCAAACTGCTCCCTCACTATGTGGCGGAGGGAAAGCGCTATCTCACATTGGCCGTGGGCTGTACGGGCGGAAAACACCGATCGGTGGTGATTGCTGAGCGCCTTGCTGACAGGGTTCGTGAAGCAGGTTATTATACCGTGTTATTTCATCGCGACGTCCATTTGGAAAGCTGA
- a CDS encoding PTS sugar transporter subunit IIA, which yields MSRIGLVVAAHCRVAQEMVQAAELILGPMEGVCAVSMDPDTPVEQMVQTLSAVIKDVDVGYGVIVLTDLFGGTPSNVALSFMGPRVEVLSGFNLPMLIKFAEIRHTQSLREAAATLRDYGRRHIALASEILSSRPETKARESDHERSPAHSD from the coding sequence ATGTCGAGAATCGGACTGGTGGTGGCGGCCCATTGCCGTGTGGCTCAGGAAATGGTCCAAGCGGCGGAATTGATCTTGGGACCCATGGAAGGGGTATGCGCCGTTTCCATGGATCCGGACACGCCTGTGGAACAGATGGTACAGACCTTGTCGGCTGTCATCAAGGATGTGGATGTGGGCTACGGGGTCATTGTCCTTACGGACCTCTTCGGCGGCACGCCGTCCAATGTGGCTCTGTCTTTCATGGGACCTCGCGTGGAAGTGCTCAGTGGTTTCAACCTGCCCATGCTCATCAAATTTGCGGAAATTCGCCACACGCAATCGCTGAGAGAAGCGGCGGCCACCCTTCGAGATTACGGGCGCCGCCATATTGCTTTGGCCAGCGAAATCTTGTCTTCCAGACCCGAAACCAAGGCACGAGAATCGGATCATGAGCGATCCCCTGCCCATAGTGATTGA
- the rimI gene encoding ribosomal protein S18-alanine N-acetyltransferase, whose protein sequence is MSDPLPIVIEPIRPEDVPAVMEIERASHVDPWRESFFVEELERPQALMLVARHGEDPRRLVGYICVWLIADEVQIFNLAVDPALRRRGIGRRLLLAALQHACQRNARVALLEVRRSNHAAQKLYQSVGFRPFGTRPNYYEGLREPAVLMELEMDRGWRARWLNSKSLAQGEERSC, encoded by the coding sequence ATGAGCGATCCCCTGCCCATAGTGATTGAGCCCATTCGGCCGGAAGATGTTCCGGCTGTGATGGAAATAGAAAGAGCCAGTCATGTGGATCCTTGGCGGGAATCCTTTTTCGTGGAAGAGCTTGAAAGACCTCAGGCCCTGATGCTGGTGGCCCGTCATGGCGAGGATCCGCGCCGGCTGGTGGGTTACATCTGCGTCTGGCTGATTGCCGATGAAGTGCAGATCTTCAACCTCGCCGTGGATCCCGCTCTCAGAAGACGCGGCATCGGACGGCGGTTACTTCTGGCGGCCTTGCAGCATGCCTGCCAGAGAAACGCCCGTGTGGCCCTTCTGGAGGTGCGCCGCAGCAATCATGCAGCCCAGAAACTTTACCAAAGCGTGGGATTTCGACCCTTTGGAACGCGCCCCAATTATTACGAGGGGCTACGGGAACCGGCGGTGCTCATGGAACTGGAAATGGACCGAGGGTGGAGGGCCCGCTGGCTGAATTCCAAAAGTTTAGCACAGGGAGAGGAGAGGTCCTGTTAA